One genomic segment of Hevea brasiliensis isolate MT/VB/25A 57/8 chromosome 3, ASM3005281v1, whole genome shotgun sequence includes these proteins:
- the LOC110660296 gene encoding LOW QUALITY PROTEIN: AT-hook motif nuclear-localized protein 1 (The sequence of the model RefSeq protein was modified relative to this genomic sequence to represent the inferred CDS: inserted 3 bases in 2 codons; deleted 2 bases in 1 codon): MEEKESTITGLPGYSETDSLPVSSVVMPQVMTINMNMAAENMSMERSLIATTTPPTTGIDGPDGGSGHPASGSEDLIGKKNRVRPKKYDSDGRVQPFHHHKAVPRGALTSPPAGLSFSPSPPSDGLISSLKRCRGRPXGSGNWQLLASLGDLFANTAGADFTPHVVTVNTGEDVAGKILAFAQKGPRGICILSANGAVSNVTIRQPGSSRGILTYEGRFEIISLSGSFTVTETGGVRSRNGGLRVSLASPDGRVIGCGIAGLLLAASPIQIVVGSFLPNEMKAHKRKHHRENAIGSGIPVGAQEVPTEARPISETKPVGETCLISASSLPEQSHEGADNSASDQQISNAANPFTSCLNGSQXTCNQRPSPDINMNEEDAHGT, encoded by the exons ATGGAGGAAAAAGAAAGTACAATTACTGGGTTACCAGGATACTCCGAGACCGACTCACTGCCAGTGAGCAGCGTGGTTATGCCGCAGGTGATGACTATAAACATGAACATGGCTGCAGAGAACATGAGCATGGAAAGAAGCTTGATTGCAACAACTACACCACCAACCACAGGAATTGATGGTCCTGATGGAGGATCAGGACACCCAGCAAGTGGAAGTGAGGATTTGATTGGGAAAAAGAATAGAGTAAGACCAAAAAAGTATGATTCAGATGGCAGAGTgcagccatttcatcatcataaagcAGTGCCTAGAGGAGCTTTAACATCACCACCTGCTGGTTTATCTTTCTCTCCTTCTCCTCCTTCTGATGGCTTAATCTCTTCTTTGAAAAGATGCCGAGGCAGGC CTGGCTCTGGTAACTGGCAGTTGCTTGCTTCCTTAG GTGATTTGTTTGCTAACACAGCAGGAGCTGACTTCACTCCTCATGTGGTAACTGTGAATACAGGAGAG GATGTTGCAGGGAAAATTCTAGCATTTGCTCAGAAGGGTCCAAGAGGTATTTGTATTCTATCTGCCAATGGAGCTGTTTCTAACGTCACCATTCGCCAACCAGGTTCATCTCGTGGAATCTTGACATATGAG GGCCGTTTTGAGATAATTTCATTATCTGGGTCATTCACGGTCACTGAAACTGGTGGTGTAAGAAGTAGGAATGGTGGACTGAGGGTATCGTTGGCTAGCCCTGACGGTCGTGTAATTGGCTGTGGAATTGCAGGCCTCCTATTGGCAGCCAGCCCTATCCAA ATTGTTGTAGGCAGCTTC TTGCCAAATGAAATGAAGGCACACAAGAGAAAGCACCATCGTGAAAATGCAATCGGTTCTGGGATCCCTGTAGGTGCTCAAGAGGTACCGACAGAAGCAAGACCTATCTCAGAGACAAAACCTGTTGGTGAGACATGTTTAATCTCCGCATCTTCATTGCCAGAACAGAGCCATGAAGGAGCAGATAACAGTGCAAGCGACCAGCAGATATCAAATGCTGCAAATCCATTTACTTCCTGTTTGAATGGATCACA CACATGTAATCAGAGACCATCCCCTGACATCAATATGAATGAAGAGGATGCACATGGTACTTAA
- the LOC110666873 gene encoding uncharacterized protein LOC110666873 codes for MERKSGSMKQKVVCCYDESDSEEDRGGLGGISLEKLSLGPKKKLLVIAPGVLCHRVRVFSKEKPKNCTPDATYGTIQVYKRPHCEDFLKFCFERFEVGIWSTTIEKNLNNTLECVMGRLKSKLLFVWGQEHCTDTGFKSLENSNKPIFLKELEKLWEKINNSRRKQYSLSNTLVIDDEPYKALLNPPNTAIFLHEYKAGEANDNVLGPKGEFRLFLDGLTEADDVPTYVKKNLLGIGQPAIGPSHPDWRYYSKIISFWQGVRKD; via the exons ATGGAAAGAAAGAGTGGAAGCATGAAGCAGAAGGTTGTGTGTTGCTATGATGAAAGCGATAGTGAAGAAGATAGAGGAGGATTGGGTGGAATTTCACTGGAGAAGCTGAGTCTTGGCCCAAAGAAGAAACTTCTTGTGATTGCCCCAGGAGTTCTATGTCATAGGGTCAGGGTATTCAGTAAAGAAAAGCCTAAAAATTGCACTCCGGATGCAACCTATGGAACCATTCAAG TTTACAAGAGACCCCACTGTGAAGActtcttgaaattttgttttgAAAGATTTGAAGTGGGAATCTGGTCTACTACGATTGA GAAGAACTTGAATAATACCCTGGAATGTGTGATGGGAAGATTGAAAAGCAAGCTTTTGTTTGTTTGG GGCCAAGAACATTGTACTGATACAGGATTTAAGTCCTTGGAGAACAGTAACAAGCCAATCTTTTTGAAGGAATTGGAGAAACTCTGGGAGAAAATTAATAACTCACGCAGGAAGCAATATTCTTTATCAAACACTTTAGTGATTGACGATGAGCCTTATAAGGCACTTCTGAATCCTCCAAATACTGCTATTTTCCTTCATGAATACAAGGCTGGCGAAGCAAATGATAATGTTTTAG GTCCAAAAGGCGAGTTTCGGCTATTCTTGGATGGCCTAACAGAAGCAGATGATGTTCCTACGTATGTGAAGAAGAACCTCCTTGGAATTGGACAACCTGCTATTGGCCCTAGTCATCCTGATTGGCGTTACTACTCCAAGATTATTTCGTTTTGGCAAGGAGTAAGGAAAGATTAG